The Daucus carota subsp. sativus chromosome 9, DH1 v3.0, whole genome shotgun sequence genome window below encodes:
- the LOC108204033 gene encoding uncharacterized protein LOC108204033: MPFRENEEGNRNANQNLDITQLLELVRQQTATIAQQQQLLQQMQPPQPPPGNVTTFKTFQSVKPPEFKGTQDPVEAHTWLKEMEKAFALTNVGDNQKVEYAAYFLKGESNYWWETAKALEPEGIITWDRFKRMFLDKYFPRYMETQMEMKFFELKQDNMTVGEYEKKFTELSRFMGEYVDSEEKRAKRFQQGLKPWLRSRVAAFELTTYAEVVQKAMVIEGESEQNQKEKGNKKRRFESGEEGSSYKGQNQKVNQRFKPQSGPGNFKKREFGNKSQENRSQSSGQKPPQGSIPECKVCNKKHTGICNKANVVCYKCHAKGHYAHECKNQKANVMCYKCGKVGHVSRACKGSVNNQLLQMTAMPYPMNQATPMPAPSFPMPFNQPQMASSSSHPALTYPAQAKTFNMNVKDAIQSSDVVLGTLSVNAASAKVLIDSGATRSFISKSFVDKWNCGTQLMHEPLSVILANQDRISVEHVCPHCTIEIAGHVFPVSLIPFQLGEFDVILGMDWLTSFNAQIDCKNKTVVLSSPQGKKVTFKGQRQTQRFLTSMQAKKMIRKGCEAYLAYVIDKSKEVSSPEDIPVVRDFIDVFPEELPGGSTNRVYNRICTRHRTCFEGSL, translated from the coding sequence atgcctttcagagaGAATGAAGAAGGAAACCGAAACGCGAACCAGAACCTTGACATAACACAACTTCTAGAATTGGTACGCCAACAAACAGCCACTATtgcccaacaacaacaacttcttcaacaaaTGCAACCACCACAACCACCTCCAGGAAATGTCACCACTTTCAAAACCTTCCAATCCGTAAAACCCCCGGAATTCAAAGGAACTCAAGATCCGGTTGAAGCTCATActtggctaaaggagatggagaaggcgtTTGCCTTGACAAATGTTGGAGATAATCAGAAGGTGGAATATGCTGCTTATTTTCTTAAAGGAGAATCGAACTATTGGTGGGAAACAGCAAAAGCTTTAGAACCCGAAGGAATTATTACTTGGGACAGATTTAAGAGAATGTTTTTGGATAAGTACTTTCCTCGCTATATGGAAACACAAATGGagatgaagttctttgaattaaaaCAAGATAATATGACAGTTGGGGAGTATGAGAAGAAGTTCACTGAACTATCTAGATTTATGGGAGAGTATGTTGATTCTGAAGAGAAGAGAGCGAAGAGGTTTCAACAAGGACTAAAGCCGTGGTTGAGAAGTCGGGTGGCAGCTTTTGAATTGACTACTTATGCTGAAGTAGTTCAAAAAGCAATGGTAATCGAAGGCGAAAGTGAgcagaatcagaaggagaagggcaacaaaaagagaagatttgaatcaGGAGAAGAAGGCTCCAGTTACAAGGGCCAGAATCAGAAAGTTAATCAAAGGTTTAAACCTCAAAGTGGACCCGGAAACTTCAAGAAGAGGGAATTTGGGAACAAGTCACAAGAAAACAGATCTCAATCGAGTGGACAGAAACCCCCGCAAGGATCAATTCCGGAGTGTAAAGTTTGTAATAAGAAGCATACGGGGATTTGCAACAAGGCGAATGTAGTTTGTTACAAGTGTCACGCAAAAGGCCATTATGCTCATGAATGTAAGAATCAGAAGGCCAATGTCATGTGCTACAAGTGTGGTAAAGTGGGACATGTGTCAAGGGCATGCAAAGGATCGGTTAACAATCAATTGCTACAAATGACTGCTATGCCGTATCCGATGAATCAAGCAACTCCTATGCCAGCACCATCATTTCCAATGCCTTTCAATCAACCTCAAATGGCATCATCCTCATCTCATCCAGCTTTGACCTATCCGGCACAAGCAAAGACTTTCAACATGAATGTAAAGGATGCAATTCAAAGTTCTGATGTAGTTTtaggtacgctttctgtgaaCGCTGCTAGTGCTAAAGTATTGATTGACTCGGGAGCTACAAGGTCATTTATTTCGAaatcttttgttgataagtggAATTGTGGAACCCAATTGATGCATGAACCCCTATCTGTTATCTTAGCTAATCAAGATAGAATATCCGTGGAACATGTGTGCCCTCATTGTACTATAGAAATAGCCGGACACGTTTTTCCTGTGAGTCTTATTCCTTTCCAGTTAGGCGAATTCGACGTGAttttagggatggattggttgacaAGCTTTaatgctcaaatagattgcAAGAACAAAACGGTAGTATTGAGTTCACCACAAGGCAAGAAGGTAACATTTAAGGGTCAAAGGCAAACTCAAAGATTTCTTACTTCGATGCAAGCAAAGAAGATGATTCGGAAGGGATGCGAGGCGTATTTGGCATATGTAATTGATAAGAGTAAAGAAGTTTCTAGCCCTGAAGACATTCCAgtagtgagagattttatagATGTGTTTCCCGAAGAACTTCCTGGCGGATCGACAAATCGAGTTTACAATAGGATTTGCACCCGGCACCGAACCTGTTTCGAAGGCTCCTTATAG